One window of Penaeus chinensis breed Huanghai No. 1 chromosome 1, ASM1920278v2, whole genome shotgun sequence genomic DNA carries:
- the LOC125028028 gene encoding zinc finger protein 583-like isoform X1 (The sequence of the model RefSeq protein was modified relative to this genomic sequence to represent the inferred CDS: added 61 bases not found in genome assembly), translating into MGEVHHPSTLENTNYKDAEEDAEDLDYTGDWFQCGLCGMKLSDIESYVTHMVLKEQCVLHLCPSITVRDLLLPRFSKKKLREEAEEVDIKQVKQLIPGMEKQGLHEMKNDDVEVIVQATEIETGGKKRWKCHICGLTFSRQAAIANHHELQHRGSVGKKPGAEITGDEYREMHVKKEAAPDSKIPVKHIVAVQSELQVKHLADELAYREEEWTKPTCELCGQTFKTGKILRAHNTIVHSHGRPFHCDFDGCSQSFKTKGSLTRHLRRHTGERPFSCQDCGRCFRESGSLARHQQSRVSCVDKKDSQLPLYGKTKPIDSSHLERKPTVHQMKLNSILKEENFGGSGDGDDEAISNKISEESKLSVRAGVMASKSSGAPVIKQEENSLNHLRHNNTIDVSRTLVSCKIEHNAMSSLLEEEELDNDLITEHADDIETKLSDIKPPQLSLDIMRKSFTCPICCRSYSRKSTLMLHMKNHLDQLGEQCSQCGKNFANQQSLSRHLVSHSSVRQYVCQLCNKAFKLLSHAKGHLHSHSTSKTVPCRYCNSFFKTVSARNTHERTHSNARTFVCLECQKSFVTKASLIRHLRIHTGEAPFQCQYCGRCFKEHGTLSRHLKHKMPCAQQSRLEKDSGDLGIRIFPGNTPRNFEVEINRNNEDQKSEGAPSELLEDTASLRSSVFEDEDEESNTHFLLLKNNYVASSRRGSIEEADLEPLSTDILQPPDAVDSHGPGVVVEEVKGDEASYIIISGDNSPLMTLAVDSTDEF; encoded by the exons GCCGAG gttttcaaaaaaaaaattaagagaagaggcagaagaggttGACATCAAACAAGTGAAGCAGTTGATTCCTGGTATGGAAAAG caGGGATTACATGAAATGaagaatgatgatgttgaagtcATAGTGCAGGCAACTGAGATTGAAACAGGAGGCAAGAAGAGATGGAAATGTCATATCTGTGGGCTGACCTTCTCAAGGCAAGCTGCCATTGCTAATCATCATGAGTTGCAG CACAGAGGATCAGTTGGGAAGAAACCAGGAGCTGAAATAACTGGGGATGAATACAGAGAAATGCATGTGAAGAAGGAAGCTGCTCCTGATTCCAAAATTCCAGTCAAACACATAGTTGCTGTTCAGTCAGAGCTACAGGTTAAACATTTGGCAGATGAGCTTGCatacagagaggaagagtggaccAAGCCAACGTGCGAACTCTGTGGCCAAACGTTTAAGACG GGTAAAATTCTAAGAGCACACAATACCATAGTTCACAGTCATGGCCGACCATTTCATTGTGACTTTGATGGATGCTCTCAGAGTTTCAAGACCAAAGGATCATTAACAAGACATCTGAGaagacacacag ggGAGAGACCATTTTCATGCCAAGATTGTGGCCGTTGTTTTCGAGAGTCTGGATCCCTTGCGAGGCACCAGCAATCCAGAGTGTCATGTGTAGATAAGAAGGACTCCCAACTACCTCTGTATGGCAAGACCAAACCCATAGATTCCTCACATTTAGAGAGAAAA ccTACAGTCCATCAAATGAAACTTAACAGCATTTTGAAGGAAGAAAATTTTGGTGGATcaggtgatggagatgatgaagcCATCAGTAATAAGATTTCAGAAGAGTCAAAGTTGTCTGTTAGAGCTGGTGTCATGGCTTCAAAGTCTTCAG GGGCACCAGTAATAAAACAGGAGGAGAACTCCCTGAACCATTTGCGGCATAACAACACAATAGATGTTAGTAGAACTCTGGTTTCATGCAAGATAGAGCATAATGCCATGTCATCCTTATTGGAGGAAGAAGAGCTGGACAATGATCTCATTACGGAACATGCAG ATGACATAGAAACAAAACTCAGTGATATAAAGCCACCACAGCTGAGTCTTGATATTATGCGAAAGTCTTTTACATGCCCAATTTGCTGCAGAAGTTACTCAAGAAAGTCAACTCTGATGCTTCACATGAAAAATCATCTAG ATCAGCTGGGTGAGCAGTGCAGTCAGTGTGGGAAAAACTTTGCTAATCAGCAGAGTCTCTCAAGGCACTTGGTGTCTCACTCCTCTGTGAGACAGTATGTGTGTCAGTTATGCAATAAAGCCTTCAAGCTCCTGAGCCATGCTAAAGGCCACCTTCATTCACATAGCACCAGCAAAACTGTGCCTTGTAGATACTGCAATAGTTTCTTTAAAACTGTA AGTGCAAGGAACACACATGAGCGGACCCACAGTAATGCAAGAACCTTTGTGTGTTTAGAATGTCAGAAATCATTTGTCACAAAAGCTTCTTTGATAAGACATCTGAGAATCCACACAGGAGAAGCCCCGTTCCAGTGTCAATATTGTGGTAGATGTTTTAAAGAACATGGTACTCTGAGCAGGcatcttaaacataaaa tgCCATGTGCTCAACAGTCAAGATTAGAGAAGGACTCTGGTGATTTAGGGATTCGAATATTCCCAGGCAATACACCAAGGAACTTTGAAGTGGAAATTAACAGA AATAATGAAGACCAGAAGTCAGAGGGAGCACCAAGTGAGTTGTTAGAGGATACAGCCTCCCTTAGATCCTCTGTttttgaggatgaggatgaagaatcAAATACACATTTCTTGTTGTTGAAGAATAACTATGTGGCAAGTAGTCGTCGTGGAAGTATTGAGGAAGCAG ATTTAGAGCCCCTTTCAACTGACATTCTCCAACCTCCTGATGCAGTTGATTCTCATGGACCAGGTGTAG ttGTAGAAGAAGTCAAAGGAGATGAAGCATCGTACATTATTATATCTGGAGATAACTCGCCTCTGATGACGCTAGCTGTTGACTCAACGGATGAATTTTAG
- the LOC125028028 gene encoding transcription factor E4F1-like isoform X2 (The sequence of the model RefSeq protein was modified relative to this genomic sequence to represent the inferred CDS: added 61 bases not found in genome assembly) codes for MGEVHHPSTLENTNYKDAEEDAEDLDYTGDWFQCGLCGMKLSDIESYVTHMVLKEQCVLHLCPSITVRDLLLPRFSKKKLREEAEEVDIKQVKQLIPGMEKGLHEMKNDDVEVIVQATEIETGGKKRWKCHICGLTFSRQAAIANHHELQHRGSVGKKPGAEITGDEYREMHVKKEAAPDSKIPVKHIVAVQSELQVKHLADELAYREEEWTKPTCELCGQTFKTGKILRAHNTIVHSHGRPFHCDFDGCSQSFKTKGSLTRHLRRHTGERPFSCQDCGRCFRESGSLARHQQSRVSCVDKKDSQLPLYGKTKPIDSSHLERKPTVHQMKLNSILKEENFGGSGDGDDEAISNKISEESKLSVRAGVMASKSSGAPVIKQEENSLNHLRHNNTIDVSRTLVSCKIEHNAMSSLLEEEELDNDLITEHADDIETKLSDIKPPQLSLDIMRKSFTCPICCRSYSRKSTLMLHMKNHLDQLGEQCSQCGKNFANQQSLSRHLVSHSSVRQYVCQLCNKAFKLLSHAKGHLHSHSTSKTVPCRYCNSFFKTVSARNTHERTHSNARTFVCLECQKSFVTKASLIRHLRIHTGEAPFQCQYCGRCFKEHGTLSRHLKHKMPCAQQSRLEKDSGDLGIRIFPGNTPRNFEVEINRNNEDQKSEGAPSELLEDTASLRSSVFEDEDEESNTHFLLLKNNYVASSRRGSIEEADLEPLSTDILQPPDAVDSHGPGVVVEEVKGDEASYIIISGDNSPLMTLAVDSTDEF; via the exons GCCGAG gttttcaaaaaaaaaattaagagaagaggcagaagaggttGACATCAAACAAGTGAAGCAGTTGATTCCTGGTATGGAAAAG GGATTACATGAAATGaagaatgatgatgttgaagtcATAGTGCAGGCAACTGAGATTGAAACAGGAGGCAAGAAGAGATGGAAATGTCATATCTGTGGGCTGACCTTCTCAAGGCAAGCTGCCATTGCTAATCATCATGAGTTGCAG CACAGAGGATCAGTTGGGAAGAAACCAGGAGCTGAAATAACTGGGGATGAATACAGAGAAATGCATGTGAAGAAGGAAGCTGCTCCTGATTCCAAAATTCCAGTCAAACACATAGTTGCTGTTCAGTCAGAGCTACAGGTTAAACATTTGGCAGATGAGCTTGCatacagagaggaagagtggaccAAGCCAACGTGCGAACTCTGTGGCCAAACGTTTAAGACG GGTAAAATTCTAAGAGCACACAATACCATAGTTCACAGTCATGGCCGACCATTTCATTGTGACTTTGATGGATGCTCTCAGAGTTTCAAGACCAAAGGATCATTAACAAGACATCTGAGaagacacacag ggGAGAGACCATTTTCATGCCAAGATTGTGGCCGTTGTTTTCGAGAGTCTGGATCCCTTGCGAGGCACCAGCAATCCAGAGTGTCATGTGTAGATAAGAAGGACTCCCAACTACCTCTGTATGGCAAGACCAAACCCATAGATTCCTCACATTTAGAGAGAAAA ccTACAGTCCATCAAATGAAACTTAACAGCATTTTGAAGGAAGAAAATTTTGGTGGATcaggtgatggagatgatgaagcCATCAGTAATAAGATTTCAGAAGAGTCAAAGTTGTCTGTTAGAGCTGGTGTCATGGCTTCAAAGTCTTCAG GGGCACCAGTAATAAAACAGGAGGAGAACTCCCTGAACCATTTGCGGCATAACAACACAATAGATGTTAGTAGAACTCTGGTTTCATGCAAGATAGAGCATAATGCCATGTCATCCTTATTGGAGGAAGAAGAGCTGGACAATGATCTCATTACGGAACATGCAG ATGACATAGAAACAAAACTCAGTGATATAAAGCCACCACAGCTGAGTCTTGATATTATGCGAAAGTCTTTTACATGCCCAATTTGCTGCAGAAGTTACTCAAGAAAGTCAACTCTGATGCTTCACATGAAAAATCATCTAG ATCAGCTGGGTGAGCAGTGCAGTCAGTGTGGGAAAAACTTTGCTAATCAGCAGAGTCTCTCAAGGCACTTGGTGTCTCACTCCTCTGTGAGACAGTATGTGTGTCAGTTATGCAATAAAGCCTTCAAGCTCCTGAGCCATGCTAAAGGCCACCTTCATTCACATAGCACCAGCAAAACTGTGCCTTGTAGATACTGCAATAGTTTCTTTAAAACTGTA AGTGCAAGGAACACACATGAGCGGACCCACAGTAATGCAAGAACCTTTGTGTGTTTAGAATGTCAGAAATCATTTGTCACAAAAGCTTCTTTGATAAGACATCTGAGAATCCACACAGGAGAAGCCCCGTTCCAGTGTCAATATTGTGGTAGATGTTTTAAAGAACATGGTACTCTGAGCAGGcatcttaaacataaaa tgCCATGTGCTCAACAGTCAAGATTAGAGAAGGACTCTGGTGATTTAGGGATTCGAATATTCCCAGGCAATACACCAAGGAACTTTGAAGTGGAAATTAACAGA AATAATGAAGACCAGAAGTCAGAGGGAGCACCAAGTGAGTTGTTAGAGGATACAGCCTCCCTTAGATCCTCTGTttttgaggatgaggatgaagaatcAAATACACATTTCTTGTTGTTGAAGAATAACTATGTGGCAAGTAGTCGTCGTGGAAGTATTGAGGAAGCAG ATTTAGAGCCCCTTTCAACTGACATTCTCCAACCTCCTGATGCAGTTGATTCTCATGGACCAGGTGTAG ttGTAGAAGAAGTCAAAGGAGATGAAGCATCGTACATTATTATATCTGGAGATAACTCGCCTCTGATGACGCTAGCTGTTGACTCAACGGATGAATTTTAG